Proteins from one Setaria italica strain Yugu1 chromosome V, Setaria_italica_v2.0, whole genome shotgun sequence genomic window:
- the LOC101774223 gene encoding uncharacterized protein LOC101774223 encodes MAAFLPIAVLISLLAAGATADGYGSSPSPSTPPPHTPPPAPCAKRGSPSLDGAAALPGARVTVTCRDRKNRVMAWRSPAADYNGYFLAEFGVERAGDFFGKDPREACFVRLLSSPDAKCNVVTNINGGMGGASLRDEGKRWTDGRGIENVVYAAGPLAFRPEMCAPTRHY; translated from the exons ATGGCGGCCTTCCTCCCCATCGCCGTCCTCatctccctcctcgccgccggcgccaccgctgaCGGCTACGGCAGCAGCCCCAGCCCCTCGACACCGCCACCccacaccccgccgcccgcgcc CTGCGCGAAGCGGGGGTCGCCGAGcctcgacggcgcggcggcgctgccgggcGCTAGGGTGACGGTCACCTGCCGCGACAGGAAGAACCGCGTCATGGCGTGGCGGTCCCCCGCCGCCGACTACAACGGCTACTTCCTCGCGGAGTTCGGCGTCGAGCGCGCCGGCGACTTCTTCGGCAAGGACCCCCGCGAGGCCTGCTTCGTGCGCCTGCTCTCGTCGCCGGACGCCAAGTGCAACGTCGTCACCAACATCAACGGCGGCATGGGCGGCGCGAGCCTCCGCGACGAGGGCAAGCGCTGGACCGACGGCCGCGGCATCGAGAACGTCGTGTACGCCGCCGGCCCGCTCGCGTTCAGGCCGGAGATGTGCGCGCCCACGCGCCACTACTGA